A part of Tiliqua scincoides isolate rTilSci1 chromosome 13, rTilSci1.hap2, whole genome shotgun sequence genomic DNA contains:
- the CFAP70 gene encoding cilia- and flagella-associated protein 70 isoform X2, with protein MAAGSPSFIPSEAAKQVKVVVLEGHDLKGVKGDGPITFVRAEYNGVVLGDSLKVEATLDGNVKYNFTTSFECHPEGPHFLDDVAHKPLIFTVTEVLPKEKKQKEEKTVILGQTVMDLLPLLQGSCAFNATLPLYPIPGSPLETLRPDAKCGIDVTVSVQESLLSPFQLTEGNLLTVTVEAAYSVPEVFVPTGPQQNYMVGLQVPAVAEKECPFLFKNGILKLGGEREPVPRPKRWPFGNILAPGAQNIPESFIVGGTYEKEDGDLNTPEERDLRIQGETIKKRIVWDLERRCYLDPIAVGCFRKRIADCRCWPVEITRVPVVASTKAKGGKADKGGGGGGGGDDEPISFHGVAYVNLVPLLYPGVKRIRGAFKVVAYHDSEVYEKTKCLFSLFRDVGHQAVLNRLGPVGMYTPITKGILGKNMKEEKTIKEAMRKVSTVVRQQVSEIAVEAAVSVCQNLEGQQYAEAGTFIVMEFVLDKALVPKRLPEELASRVREMIPSRPQLPRRTAGAKKAVEDYHKQITSIAEAILDEYHELFGRQLTEGFVIDRETMEDQKCQLNYELNNSGKYFAFKEQLKHTVVKIVREKYLKTTPFDNLDQLQAFLSELYVYLVDQMHVALNQVLCQQSPSPPLPTFTTSEQLHLFAREAEVNGDYNLASTYYQERLARDRQDIQSWLDYGAFCLLMDDNLKAQECFREAVALDPNNLPSLLLCGIMAVMLEHYEEAEVFFEDATCLEPSSILAWTILGLFYDIQENGIRVEMAFREASKLQKARLAKEKPPPDGAEGVGRKLGSLTVSRMLSSIACGEEQEPVKAALPCDPETAPAQVLQPTTSIFMEAISFLMEVNALQFVHTALAHELLCSGPSCNYYLVLAQTYLLKKEYGKTEDCLEMASQIDFLNPNVWAQKGHLWYLTGDFVEAKACYERTVSFVTDAKDMHFVYLRLGSIYLEGKEYDKAKHIYLMACRKSPSCLTWLGVGIACYRLKEMAEAEDALSEANALNNHNAEVWAYLALVCMQGGRQLEAEQSYKYAIKLELANQDLLQEIKEVQSAVGFGDPSF; from the exons ATGGCTGCTGGGTCGCCTTCCTTTATCCCTTCAGAGGCAGCCAAACAAGTGAAGGTTGTGGTGCTGGAAGGGCATGACTTG AAAGGTGTCAAGGGAGATGGCCCAATTACATTTGTGCGGGCCGAGTACAATGGTGTGGTCCTTGGGGACTCCCTGAAAGTGGAGGCTACCTTGGATGGAAATGTGAAGTATAATTTCACCACTTCCTTTGAATGCCACCCTGAAGGACCTCACTTCCTGGATGACGTTGCACACAAGCCGTTGATAT TCACTGTGACTGAAGTCTTGCCAAAGGAGAAGaagcaaaaggaagagaagacGGTGATCCTTGGTCAAACTGTGATGGATCTCCTGCCTCTTCTGCAAG GTTCCTGTGCATTTAATGCAACACTTCCATTGTATCCCATACCTGGCTCTCCCTTGGAGACCCTCCGACCAGATGCCAAG TGTGGCATCGATGTTACTGTATCCGTTCAGGAGAGTCTGCTGTCTCCATTTCAGCTGACTGAAGGGAATCTGTTGACAGTGACAGTGGAAGCAGCATACTCAGTGCCAGAAGTGTTTGTCCCCACTGGGCCCCAGCAGAACTACATGGTGGGCTTGCAAGTGCCTGCAGTAGCAGAG AAAGAATGCCCTTTCTTGTTCAAGAATGGAATCCTGAAGCTCGGTGGCGAGAGGGAGCCGGTGCCTCGTCCCAAAAGATGGCCATTTGGCAACATCTTGGCACCCGGGGCGCAGAACATTCCAGAGTCGTTCATTGTGGGTGGAACTTATGAGAAAGAGGATGGAGACTTGAACACCCCTGAG GAAAGGGATTTAAGGATCCAGGGAGAAACTATAAAGAAAAGGATCGTGTGGGACTTGGAAAGGCGCTGTTACCTTGATCCTATAGCTGTTGGCTG CTTCAGGAAGCGGATTGCGGACTGTCGCTGCTGGCCTGTGGAAATCACCAGGGTGCCGGTTGTCGCTTCCACCAAAGCAAAAGGAGGGAAAGCAGATAAG ggaggaggtggtggtggaggtggagacGACGAGCCAATTTCCTTCCACGGCGTGGCTTATGTCAACCTAGTTCCTTTGCTGTATCCTGGGGTGAAGCGTATTCGGGGAGCGTTCAAGGTGGTAGCCTATCATGACAGTGAGGTCTATGAAAAG accaagtgtctcttcagccTGTTCCGTGACGTTGGCCACCAGGCAGTCCTCAACAGGCTTGGGCCAGTCGGAATGTACACTCCCATCACCAAAGGTATCCTTGGGAAGAACATGAAGGAGGAAAAAACTATTAAAGAAGCAATGAGAAAG gtgTCCACTGTTGTGCGACAACAAGTGTCAGAGATTGCAGTTGAAGCGGCTGTGTCTGTCTGCCAGAACCTGGAAGGGCAG CAATATGCAGAGGCAGGAACATTTATCGTCATGGAGTTTGTGCTGGACAAAGCGTTGGTGCCCAAGCGTCTGCCAGAGGAACTTGCCAGCCG GGTGAGAGAGATGATTCCTTCACGCCCTCAACTACCCCGCAGGACTGCAGGAGCAAAGAAG gCAGTGGAAGATTACCACAAGCAGATCACCAGCATTGCTGAAGCCATTCTGGATGAGTATCACGAGCTGTTTGGAAGACAACTGACTGAAGGGTTTGTCATTGACAGGGAGACTATGGAGGATCAAAAGTGCCAGCTCAACTACGAGCTCAACAACTCAGggaaatattttgcttttaaggAGCAGCTCAAG CATACCGTTGTGAAAATAGTGCGAGAGAAGTACTTGAAAACAACTCCCTTTGATAACCTGGACCAACTCCAAGCTTTTCTGAGCGAGTTGTACGTGTACCTGGTGGACCAGATGCATGTTGCCTTGAATCAG GTGCTGTGCCAGCAAAGCCCCAGtcctcctcttcccaccttcACCACCTCGGAGCAGCTCCACCTCTTTGCTCGTGAAGCTGAAGTCAACGGAGACTATAACTTGGCATCAACATACTACCAGGAG AGATTGGCTCGTGACCGCCAGGACATCCAGAGCTGGCTGGATTATGGCGCTTTCTGCCTCCTGATGGATGACAACCTCAAAGCCCAGGAGTGCTTCCGGGAGGCGGTTGCTCTGGATCCCAATAACTTGCCCAG CCTGCTGCTGTGTGGGATCATGGCGGTGATGCTGGAGCACTACGAAGAGGCGGAGGTTTTCTTTGAGGACGCCACCTGCCTGGAGCCTTCCAGCATTCTGGCCTGGACTATCTTAG GCCTATTCTACGACATCCAGGAGAATGGCATCCGGGTGGAGATGGCATTTCGTGAGGCTTCAAAGCTTCAGAAGGCTCGGCTGGCTAAGGAGAAACCTCCCCCAGATGGTGCCGAGGGGGTAGGACGGAAACTGGGTTCTCTCACTGTTTCAAGGATGCTGTCTTCCATTGCTTGCGGGGAGGAGCAGG AACCAGTCAAAGCTGCCCTCCCCTGTGATCCAGAGACAGCCCCAGCCCAGGTTTTGCAGCCAACCACCAGCATCTTCATGGAGGCCATAAGCTTCCTAATGGAGGTCAATGCCCTCCAG TTTGTCCACACAGCTTTAGCACATGAGCTGCTCTGCAGTGGCCCCAGCTGCAACTATTACCTGGTCCTGGCCCAGACGTACTTGCTCAAGAAGGAATATGGCAAGACGGAGGACTGCCTCGAAATGGCGAGCCAGATCGATTTCCTG AATCCAAACGTCTGGGCCCAGAAAGGGCACCTCTGGTACCTCACGGGGGACTTTGTCGAAGCCAAAGCCTGCTATGAGCGGACCGTCAGTTTCGTGACCGATGCCAAGGACATGCACTTTGTGTACCTGAGGCTGGGCTCCATCTACCTGGAAGGGAAGGAG taCGACAAAGCAAAGCACATCTATCTAATGGCCTGTAGGAAATCACCTTCTTGTCTCACCTGGCTGGGAGTGGGAATTGCCTGCTACAGG CTCAAAGAGATGGCAGAGGCAGAGGACGCCCTCTCTGAGGCGAACGCGCTCAACAACCACAATGCGGAAGTGTGGGCCTACCTGGCTCTGGTCTGCATGCAG GGTGGAAGGCAGCTGGAGGCAGAACAGTCATATAAATATGCAATCAAG
- the CFAP70 gene encoding cilia- and flagella-associated protein 70 isoform X1, which translates to MAAGSPSFIPSEAAKQVKVVVLEGHDLKGVKGDGPITFVRAEYNGVVLGDSLKVEATLDGNVKYNFTTSFECHPEGPHFLDDVAHKPLIFTVTEVLPKEKKQKEEKTVILGQTVMDLLPLLQGSCAFNATLPLYPIPGSPLETLRPDAKCGIDVTVSVQESLLSPFQLTEGNLLTVTVEAAYSVPEVFVPTGPQQNYMVGLQVPAVAEKECPFLFKNGILKLGGEREPVPRPKRWPFGNILAPGAQNIPESFIVGGTYEKEDGDLNTPEERDLRIQGETIKKRIVWDLERRCYLDPIAVGCFRKRIADCRCWPVEITRVPVVASTKAKGGKADKGGGGGGGGDDEPISFHGVAYVNLVPLLYPGVKRIRGAFKVVAYHDSEVYEKTKCLFSLFRDVGHQAVLNRLGPVGMYTPITKGILGKNMKEEKTIKEAMRKVSTVVRQQVSEIAVEAAVSVCQNLEGQQYAEAGTFIVMEFVLDKALVPKRLPEELASRVREMIPSRPQLPRRTAGAKKAVEDYHKQITSIAEAILDEYHELFGRQLTEGFVIDRETMEDQKCQLNYELNNSGKYFAFKEQLKHTVVKIVREKYLKTTPFDNLDQLQAFLSELYVYLVDQMHVALNQVLCQQSPSPPLPTFTTSEQLHLFAREAEVNGDYNLASTYYQERLARDRQDIQSWLDYGAFCLLMDDNLKAQECFREAVALDPNNLPSLLLCGIMAVMLEHYEEAEVFFEDATCLEPSSILAWTILGLFYDIQENGIRVEMAFREASKLQKARLAKEKPPPDGAEGVGRKLGSLTVSRMLSSIACGEEQEPVKAALPCDPETAPAQVLQPTTSIFMEAISFLMEVNALQNPNVWAQKGHLWYLTGDFVEAKACYERTVSFVTDAKDMHFVYLRLGSIYLEGKEYDKAKHIYLMACRKSPSCLTWLGVGIACYRLKEMAEAEDALSEANALNNHNAEVWAYLALVCMQGGRQLEAEQSYKYAIKLELANQDLLQEIKEVQSAVGFGDPSF; encoded by the exons ATGGCTGCTGGGTCGCCTTCCTTTATCCCTTCAGAGGCAGCCAAACAAGTGAAGGTTGTGGTGCTGGAAGGGCATGACTTG AAAGGTGTCAAGGGAGATGGCCCAATTACATTTGTGCGGGCCGAGTACAATGGTGTGGTCCTTGGGGACTCCCTGAAAGTGGAGGCTACCTTGGATGGAAATGTGAAGTATAATTTCACCACTTCCTTTGAATGCCACCCTGAAGGACCTCACTTCCTGGATGACGTTGCACACAAGCCGTTGATAT TCACTGTGACTGAAGTCTTGCCAAAGGAGAAGaagcaaaaggaagagaagacGGTGATCCTTGGTCAAACTGTGATGGATCTCCTGCCTCTTCTGCAAG GTTCCTGTGCATTTAATGCAACACTTCCATTGTATCCCATACCTGGCTCTCCCTTGGAGACCCTCCGACCAGATGCCAAG TGTGGCATCGATGTTACTGTATCCGTTCAGGAGAGTCTGCTGTCTCCATTTCAGCTGACTGAAGGGAATCTGTTGACAGTGACAGTGGAAGCAGCATACTCAGTGCCAGAAGTGTTTGTCCCCACTGGGCCCCAGCAGAACTACATGGTGGGCTTGCAAGTGCCTGCAGTAGCAGAG AAAGAATGCCCTTTCTTGTTCAAGAATGGAATCCTGAAGCTCGGTGGCGAGAGGGAGCCGGTGCCTCGTCCCAAAAGATGGCCATTTGGCAACATCTTGGCACCCGGGGCGCAGAACATTCCAGAGTCGTTCATTGTGGGTGGAACTTATGAGAAAGAGGATGGAGACTTGAACACCCCTGAG GAAAGGGATTTAAGGATCCAGGGAGAAACTATAAAGAAAAGGATCGTGTGGGACTTGGAAAGGCGCTGTTACCTTGATCCTATAGCTGTTGGCTG CTTCAGGAAGCGGATTGCGGACTGTCGCTGCTGGCCTGTGGAAATCACCAGGGTGCCGGTTGTCGCTTCCACCAAAGCAAAAGGAGGGAAAGCAGATAAG ggaggaggtggtggtggaggtggagacGACGAGCCAATTTCCTTCCACGGCGTGGCTTATGTCAACCTAGTTCCTTTGCTGTATCCTGGGGTGAAGCGTATTCGGGGAGCGTTCAAGGTGGTAGCCTATCATGACAGTGAGGTCTATGAAAAG accaagtgtctcttcagccTGTTCCGTGACGTTGGCCACCAGGCAGTCCTCAACAGGCTTGGGCCAGTCGGAATGTACACTCCCATCACCAAAGGTATCCTTGGGAAGAACATGAAGGAGGAAAAAACTATTAAAGAAGCAATGAGAAAG gtgTCCACTGTTGTGCGACAACAAGTGTCAGAGATTGCAGTTGAAGCGGCTGTGTCTGTCTGCCAGAACCTGGAAGGGCAG CAATATGCAGAGGCAGGAACATTTATCGTCATGGAGTTTGTGCTGGACAAAGCGTTGGTGCCCAAGCGTCTGCCAGAGGAACTTGCCAGCCG GGTGAGAGAGATGATTCCTTCACGCCCTCAACTACCCCGCAGGACTGCAGGAGCAAAGAAG gCAGTGGAAGATTACCACAAGCAGATCACCAGCATTGCTGAAGCCATTCTGGATGAGTATCACGAGCTGTTTGGAAGACAACTGACTGAAGGGTTTGTCATTGACAGGGAGACTATGGAGGATCAAAAGTGCCAGCTCAACTACGAGCTCAACAACTCAGggaaatattttgcttttaaggAGCAGCTCAAG CATACCGTTGTGAAAATAGTGCGAGAGAAGTACTTGAAAACAACTCCCTTTGATAACCTGGACCAACTCCAAGCTTTTCTGAGCGAGTTGTACGTGTACCTGGTGGACCAGATGCATGTTGCCTTGAATCAG GTGCTGTGCCAGCAAAGCCCCAGtcctcctcttcccaccttcACCACCTCGGAGCAGCTCCACCTCTTTGCTCGTGAAGCTGAAGTCAACGGAGACTATAACTTGGCATCAACATACTACCAGGAG AGATTGGCTCGTGACCGCCAGGACATCCAGAGCTGGCTGGATTATGGCGCTTTCTGCCTCCTGATGGATGACAACCTCAAAGCCCAGGAGTGCTTCCGGGAGGCGGTTGCTCTGGATCCCAATAACTTGCCCAG CCTGCTGCTGTGTGGGATCATGGCGGTGATGCTGGAGCACTACGAAGAGGCGGAGGTTTTCTTTGAGGACGCCACCTGCCTGGAGCCTTCCAGCATTCTGGCCTGGACTATCTTAG GCCTATTCTACGACATCCAGGAGAATGGCATCCGGGTGGAGATGGCATTTCGTGAGGCTTCAAAGCTTCAGAAGGCTCGGCTGGCTAAGGAGAAACCTCCCCCAGATGGTGCCGAGGGGGTAGGACGGAAACTGGGTTCTCTCACTGTTTCAAGGATGCTGTCTTCCATTGCTTGCGGGGAGGAGCAGG AACCAGTCAAAGCTGCCCTCCCCTGTGATCCAGAGACAGCCCCAGCCCAGGTTTTGCAGCCAACCACCAGCATCTTCATGGAGGCCATAAGCTTCCTAATGGAGGTCAATGCCCTCCAG AATCCAAACGTCTGGGCCCAGAAAGGGCACCTCTGGTACCTCACGGGGGACTTTGTCGAAGCCAAAGCCTGCTATGAGCGGACCGTCAGTTTCGTGACCGATGCCAAGGACATGCACTTTGTGTACCTGAGGCTGGGCTCCATCTACCTGGAAGGGAAGGAG taCGACAAAGCAAAGCACATCTATCTAATGGCCTGTAGGAAATCACCTTCTTGTCTCACCTGGCTGGGAGTGGGAATTGCCTGCTACAGG CTCAAAGAGATGGCAGAGGCAGAGGACGCCCTCTCTGAGGCGAACGCGCTCAACAACCACAATGCGGAAGTGTGGGCCTACCTGGCTCTGGTCTGCATGCAG GGTGGAAGGCAGCTGGAGGCAGAACAGTCATATAAATATGCAATCAAG